Below is a genomic region from Calditrichota bacterium.
AGGTCGTGCCCTGCCCCAGTTCACTTTCGACGACGATATCGCCCCCGCTTTGCCGGACATAGCCATAGACCATCGAGAGGCCAAGCCCCGTGCCCCGGCCTATCTCTTTGGTGGTGAAGAATGGCTCGAAGATGCGGCTCATTACCTCCGGCGACATCCCTATACCCGTATCGCGAACGCTCAGGACGACGTAGTCCCCCGGGCTAAGTTCGGCGGGAAGGGGCTGACCTCCGACAAGGTGGGCTGCCGACGTTTCGATATCCACTTCGCCGCCGGAAGGCATTGCGTCGCGGGCAATTATGACCAGGTTGATCACGACCTGTTCGATCATTCCGGTGTCGGCTTTGATAGCCATCTGCGACACTCCTGGCTGGAATCGCAGTTCGATGTTTTCACCGAGCAAGCGGCGCTACATTTTCAAGAGGTTGGTGATGACCGCGTTCAGATCGACGACACCGACGCTCATCACCTGTTTGCGGCTGAAGGCAAGCAATTGGCGGGTCAGGTTGGCAGCATTTCCTGCAGCTTTCTTGATCTGCTCAATGTCATTGCGGAGCATGTCATCCTCAGGAAGCGCCAGCGACAGCAGATCGCAGTGCCCGCTCAACCTCGTACTGTGCCGTAATGTCTTCAGCGATACCCTCATAGTAGAGCAGGTTCCCTTCGTCGTCGAGGACCCGGTGAGCGCTCTCGTGCACCGTCATCGTTCCGCCGTCCTTGCGCTGCCAAAGGGCGGTGAAGCCCTGAACAAAGCCGTGATCTTCGATTTCCTGCAGAAACTTCGCGTCATCCTCTGAGTTCATATAGCCACGGTTGTCTAACCGCGAGGCAGATAGTTCATCGAGAGTATCGTAGCCCTTCATTCGGATCAGTGCGGGATTGGCAAGGATCAAAGTGCCGTCCGAGTGGCCCGGTAGATGCCGATGGTTGCATTCTCGAAAAGGGACTTGAATTACTCTTCGCTCTGCATTAACGCTGCCGTAGAGGGTTAGCGCGGCATCCCGCGAGGAAGCAGGGGGAGGAGCAGGCAGGGCAGGAAGGGGGGTGCATCGGGAAAATCGTCACTTCGTCACCGAATCGGCGTATCCTGCGCACTGGAATAGAGATACGCCGTGACGGAAGGGTGACGGAATGGTGACGGAAGGGTGAAGGGAGGCCTTAAGAGTACAATGGATCGAATGGGCCGCTAGTT
It encodes:
- a CDS encoding PAS domain S-box protein — its product is MPAPPPASSRDAALTLYGSVNAERRVIQVPFRECNHRHLPGHSDGTLILANPALIRMKGYDTLDELSASRLDNRGYMNSEDDAKFLQEIEDHGFVQGFTALWQRKDGGTMTVHESAHRVLDDEGNLLYYEGIAEDITAQYEVERALRSAVAGAS